The genomic window ATCGCGGGACGGTGGACTGCGTCTCGGAGAAATGGAGCGTGATTGCCTGATTGCATATGGCGCCTCGCAGCTCCTACTGGAGCGTCTCATGTTAAGCTCGGACGGTGTCACACTTGATATTTGCCAGCAGTGCGGTCTTTTTGGATACAAGGGCTACTGTAATACTTGTAAGAGCACGAGGCAAGTCacgcagatgcagatgccgTACGCGGCGAAGCTTCTTGTTCAGGAGTTGATTAGCATGAATGTCGGTGTGCGTCTTCAGCTGGAAGATGAGTTTCCCCATCCTGATTGATGGATGTAGAGAGGGATGGGGGAAGAGGACTTGTAACGTTTACATGGGTTCTGGGTAAATGGTGAATGGTTGTAATAATGACATACTTGTAACCATGATTCATATGAGCGTGGATATCCTGTCGTCAAGTGCCCCTTTCGACCAGTGTAATGTGTGTTTTGAGTCTTGGTAGGGCGCAAGAGCTCCGATTAGCCGTGTCCAAGTCACattatgtatatatatatatatatatgtcCTATCAAAGTCACGATCCAACCATCTATCCATTCTTCCCTGGTACACATGCAATGCCACCAGTCGTTACCTCAAACTCCTTGGCCCCCGTCACCCCTTGACCCGAGGCGGCAACATGTCCCGCAAACACAACCTTCATCCACCTCCGCCAATTCCTTAGTGTAGCCCCCCTATCAATATTGTCATCATCCGCCTCTATGGGTGCCGCAATCTGCCGTGGCCGTCCGTACACGGGCCTCTTGAACAAGGCTATCCTGCATCCTATCTGCGTGGACCAGACGAGTCCCAAACTCGGTGTTTTCAGGGAATGCGACGAGCGCGGGTCGTCCCCCCAGCCTGTAAACCAACGCTGCTGGTGATCTAGTCGCAACGCAGGGTGTGTGGGCGGCGCGTCGtccgagaaggagaagggcAAGGGGGACGAGGGCGTGCTGGCGAGGGTAGattgcggcggcggcggtggcatgCTTCTTGACGCGAGGGGGCTTTCCTGCGCGGAAGTAGAAGTCCTGTAGGACATGGTCCGCGGCAGGGGcgcgggcgaggaggagaagcgaTCGGATACCTGGTTTGCTacgacgacggcgatgccATGCTTCCTTGCCAAGTCTCGCAGCAACGCGCCCAGGCGGACGAGTTCGGCACTGCGCGCGGCCATGTTAGAGCCGTATGAGGAGCCGGCCCTTTCAAACTCGGCTCGGTAGTTGGCCGCCACGGAATCAATCACTAGTAGGCCTATGTTGTGTCTTGACAGTAGCACGGGGACTTGGTACTCCAGGATGTGGTCTTGTGATTCGAGATCTGGAGTGACTGTGCTGAGGATGTTGTCCAGAGAGGGGCGGTCCGCGAAGTCAATATCCTGGAGGAGAGGATTTGACGCGAGGATCTGAGAGAGGCGTTTGGTCGCGAGGCTTGATTCGGTAGATATGTAGAGGGCTTGCTTGCGGAGGCCATGGGGTGGCGGGAGTTGGACGGCGAGGCACAGTGACAGGAGGAATTGGGTCTTGCCGGCCCCGGATTCGCCCGTGATTTCTGTGATGGATGAGGTTGGGATGCCCGAGTTGAGAGCGGCGTCTATTTGAGGGCAAAGGGTGCTTATGAATGAAGGCGACGAGGGATTCCCTTTCTGGGGTTGGATGGCTGGCGATTTACTGGCATCTTGGCTGTTTGATTCTGAGGGCTGTTCATGGTGAGAATGGTCGTGTTCTGGCGCGGAGCTCACGATTTGTTGTAGGGGGTGGCGTGGTACGAGATCGTCTGATAGAGAGACTTGGATTGTGGCAATGAGCCGTTTCAGATCTAGCAGCGGCAGGTTCGTTTGTTTCGATATATCTGCAGGGTGAAGAGCCAGAAGGTCTGTTGTCGAAAGAGCGTGTTGCTCGATGATGGGGAGCAATGCCCCGAAGGGGGCTGTACGGAAGGAGGGGAGGATGTGGAGAAGGTCGGTCATGAGTGAGACTTGTGAAAGAGGATAATTGGGAAGAAATGAGAGCTGAAGAATGTCCAGGGTCGACTTTAGCCTTGTCTGATGCTGAAGGATGGACATGCGCGGGTGAAATCTTGGTGTAACATGATAGGCTCAAGGTTGACGGAAGAGACGCAACAACTTAGCCTCGAGGATAGGGGCGCGTTGAGATTGACATGAGATGTAAATGTCGACCCTGGCATTGCAGTTTGGCGTGGATGGAGAGGCCTAATTGCAAGATGTGCGGgtgttgtacggagtagacgcGTCGCAGTCATGTGAAGGAGCTGTTGTGACGTGAATGTCGTTCCCAATGTCGCCGCGACCCCACATCCAACCCGCACCTCCGTTGTCGAGAACCCGAGTATGAATTGCCTGAATAAAATTGTACAGACCAACAAGACCAAAATGTTGGCCACGTTGGATGAACAAATTTTATTGATTCATATACTCCTTGCCATAATATAGGGTAAAATAGGGtgcttattattattattattattattgttgttgttgtctgGCATCACCAGCAAATTCGCAAACATGGGGTAATCCAATGAATCCCATCCACATACCCTATACCGCGATACCCCCACGTGGGTTTTCACGTCTAGATtaccacatgtgcagtgtttcttcttcacaatactccgtacaccatTCGATTGGTCAGTCATTCCAGGCCAAAGCATTCGAGAGCTAGGATCTTCTACACCCCCTGGACCCTCGTGTCATGCTGACAACCCGGCCGCCACCAGTCTGTGCTGATCAGCACCCCATGTACCAAGTCAGCTTTCGTCTCATCAATCTCCGGAAAGTCTGTGACGCTTCTTCCTGGGGTGCGCTGTCCGAGGACTACATTGCCGAAACTAGTGACAGCTCGATCATGGGTTTCAGATGAAAATCCCATACCAAAACCGATGCCTTTTCTGCAAGATGAGGACATGTCACACTGCTGTGGTCTCTATGCCTCGATATTGATGCCAACTTGCTCTGCACGTGGAGTCGAACGGGCAAGACGTCTCGCGGTATCCAAAAAAGTCCTGCTTTGTTGGGGAATGGGCGTATCGAACGCGGCGATACAATCTCTcagagctgctgctggcgcaCACTCCACGTGCAATCTCGGCCCCCCTTGCTCGACACGAGGAACTGTTTCCATGctccttgacgacgaggatcATGCCAAAGCTGGTCACACAGCAGCAATGGAGGAGGAATAGCTGAAGAAACTCGCCACAGGCCGGCTGAATGTCTCACTGCGCCAACACTACAAACTATTGGCCCCGACGCGGTAACATTGGTCCGCGATTGCGTAGGCGTGGAAAATAGGTTGTCTTTCAAGCCCAAGCTGGTTCCGTGTTGAACGAACGCGTTGCTCAACGGGCCGCATACACTATTTTCTTCTCGTCATGGACAGCGCACTGGGCAGACAACGGGCATGGAACAAAGTCTAGCAAATAGACTGACCGCTTCCCAACATGGGCACATCAAGAGGCAATAAGCGACTTGGTCTCAGCAAGCGACGTGGTCCATTTCGCATTCAGCTTCTGCAAGCCACAGTCAGGTGCAGCGCCGCCAATGGCTCCTTTCAACCTCGAGCCCCATGCAACTTCACGACTCCAACAAGCACTAGTTCAAGGCTGACATGACACGACCTGGACCCGGGGAGGGGGTTTGCTGCGGCTGTCGAGCGCCAGGCAGGCCAGACGGAGAGGCTCTGCCAATATTGATCTTCACAGGAATACCATTTCTGTCACATCGGAAGCATGGTGCCAGGAAAAGGTCCATGGGCCACGAGCCCCTACCCGCAGCtcaattaaataaaaactgTTGGTTGCGCCAGCCTCATTCTGTCTGTCACTGAGAAAAGGAATCCTTCTTCGACTGTGTTTCCCCCCCTCTCATTGTAACTGTCGTTGGAGTAAGTGGTTGTTGCGGCTTCGCTGCCAGAGTCTCTAGCGGGTTCGATTCTCCTACACGACATCAAACCCCTCGCACAGAGCGACAGCTAGCCATCATGAAGGCAAATTCGGCCTTGATAAGTGCCTTTGTGGCCCTCTCAGCAGGCGTTGAGGCTCGAAATCTGGTTCCCAAACAAGCCAGAGCCACGGCATCTGTTGCTCTGGCCGACGATGGAATGTCTCCAAGACCTACTCCCCCGCCTGGTTGGGATAGATTCGAGCCCAAACATTTGTTCGGGCGAGCCACCTCGACTCAGACGCCGCTAACCATGATGATCGCCCCGGACAATACCTGTGGTTGGATCTCTGGTAGCTATGCTGTTCCATATAGCTGTGGCCTTGGCGCTACTTGCGGCCTTGTGCAGGCTCAGAAAACTTTCTCAGGAATGATCATGTGCTATAATAGCGTTGCATTCAACTTCAGATTCGCATGTGTCGATTACAACATGTACCAGTCAAGCTCCTGCGATCATCTGTGTGCTGAAAACACACAGATTGTCAAGTGGTAAGTTCTCTACATTCAGTAGCACTTTCAGTCCAACACATGGCTGTATGTGCGGGCTATATGAACCCATCATCATGATATTACTGTGTCCATGTCTGACACTAGAACAAACAGCACGAACAAGGTTTACCCCTACTGCAATACAGTTGCCTTCCCTGGCAATATCACCGACTACTGGTGCAACTCAGTCAGCTACTCAACAGCTCAGGGTGCCTACACTACCTACGCTGGGCAAACTGAAGTCAGAAGCTACTCTCGCTTTGTCCAGACCTTTTCCAGCACACTTCCCAGTACTGCCACCCTCGGTGTCCCAACCGCCACGGGGGCAGACGCCGGTGCATCAGCTTCAGCTACTCAAACTGGCAACAATGgtaacaacaacaacggcggcggcggaggaggcgacAGCGGCAGCAAGACCCCCGTTGGTGCCATCGTGGGTGGTGTGGTCGGTGGTGtggccgccatcgccatcggtCTTCTCGCGCTTGTCTTTTTCCTCCgcaggaacaagaagaatagCGGCAAGTCGCAAACCACTTCGACGACCGACCATTCCCCCATGCCACCAAACGCTACTCCTGGCGCCCCCATGGCACAATCCTACTACGGTGGTCCTCCTCTGCCTCAGGGATATCCTCCCCAAAAGCCGTACCCTCAGAACACGCCTTCGCCTCCTGTCGGCTATTACTCccctggcggcggcgtcgatcCCAGCTCACCGACGCAGTCACAGATGACGGACCCACGAATGAGCCATTTGACTACGAGTCCAGCACCGACTTGGACAAACTCGTACGGAACAACGCCGCCGgttcagcagcagccagcgGGTTTCCAACCCATGGGTGGCACACCACCTATTCAAGGACATCCTCAGAGTCAGACTCAACCTCAATCGCAACCACAGCCGCAGTCGCAGCCCCAGGGAGTTGTGCACGAAGTCCCTGCCCAGACTGGTGAGAATCATCGTGGCCATATGCATGAATTGGCATAATCTTGATTGACGAGGATAAAAGCGAACACAAAGCAAAGGATAGTAGTGTTTTTGTTGATTGGTCATGTTTACACGGGCATTAATGTATTTACTGGATTGGAGTTTAGGTAGATTTCTTTTTGGcataatttaaatttattcGCACGTTCATATATATATCCATATCAAATTCTCATAATTAGGAGGAGATGTAAAGAAATTTCAAGCGCTCGCAATTAGTTCCTAGTAAAGTTGCAACGATTTGCTGTGATGATATGTGCAAGTCATTTGTGGCATTCGTATACGTCTAAACCACTAGGCAGTGCCGGACCATAGT from Metarhizium brunneum chromosome 2, complete sequence includes these protein-coding regions:
- the rhp57 gene encoding DNA repair protein rhp57, with the protein product MTDLLHILPSFRTAPFGALLPIIEQHALSTTDLLALHPADISKQTNLPLLDLKRLIATIQVSLSDDLVPRHPLQQIVSSAPEHDHSHHEQPSESNSQDASKSPAIQPQKGNPSSPSFISTLCPQIDAALNSGIPTSSITEITGESGAGKTQFLLSLCLAVQLPPPHGLRKQALYISTESSLATKRLSQILASNPLLQDIDFADRPSLDNILSTVTPDLESQDHILEYQVPVLLSRHNIGLLVIDSVAANYRAEFERAGSSYGSNMAARSAELVRLGALLRDLARKHGIAVVVANQVSDRFSSSPAPLPRTMSYRTSTSAQESPLASRSMPPPPPQSTLASTPSSPLPFSFSDDAPPTHPALRLDHQQRWFTGWGDDPRSSHSLKTPSLGLVWSTQIGCRIALFKRPVYGRPRQIAAPIEADDDNIDRGATLRNWRRWMKVVFAGHVAASGQGVTGAKEFEVTTGGIACVPGKNG